From a single Stomoxys calcitrans chromosome 4, idStoCalc2.1, whole genome shotgun sequence genomic region:
- the LOC106088949 gene encoding lectin subunit alpha-like isoform X1, producing the protein MSTKSINFVIATLWSICFIQFVAAIPQWHQARDGRSYLIEAEKKFDFSTATNECYRRGLQLAEIKNADKNAAMDILLRSLFAKTPDLWIGARDDGSSRKDRPFYWQKSKQRMVFGNWASGQPDNSQGVEHCVHYYSATNFKWNDIKCDSKLGFICEGRFP; encoded by the exons ATGAGCACAAAGTCTATAAATTTTGTTATCGCTACGCTTTGGAGCATCTGTTTCATACAATTTGTCGCAGCTATACCCCAATGGCATCAGGCGAGAGATGGTCGCAGTTATTTAATAGAAGCTGAGAAAAAG tttgaCTTTTCTACTGCTACCAATGAGTGTTATCGACGTGGTCTTCAATTGGCCGAAATTAAAAATGCCGACAAAAATGCTGCCATGGATATCTTGTTAAGGTCTTTATTTg CTAAAACTCCTGATTTGTGGATTGGTGCCAGAGACGATGGATCTTCTCGCAAAGATCGTCCCTTTTATTGGCAAAAGTCTAAACAGCGTATGGTGTTTGGCAACTGGGCTAGTGGTCAACCTGATAATTCACAAGGTGTCGAACATTGCGTTCACTATTATAGTGCcacaaatttcaaatggaatgataTCAAATGTGATTCAAAGTTAGGTTTTATTTGTGAAGGTCGCTTTCCCTAA
- the LOC106088949 gene encoding lectin subunit alpha-like isoform X2, with amino-acid sequence MCKLLAVMGSLDEFDFSTATNECYRRGLQLAEIKNADKNAAMDILLRSLFAKTPDLWIGARDDGSSRKDRPFYWQKSKQRMVFGNWASGQPDNSQGVEHCVHYYSATNFKWNDIKCDSKLGFICEGRFP; translated from the exons ATGTGTAAACTTTTAGCTGTGATGGGTTCCTTAGATGAG tttgaCTTTTCTACTGCTACCAATGAGTGTTATCGACGTGGTCTTCAATTGGCCGAAATTAAAAATGCCGACAAAAATGCTGCCATGGATATCTTGTTAAGGTCTTTATTTg CTAAAACTCCTGATTTGTGGATTGGTGCCAGAGACGATGGATCTTCTCGCAAAGATCGTCCCTTTTATTGGCAAAAGTCTAAACAGCGTATGGTGTTTGGCAACTGGGCTAGTGGTCAACCTGATAATTCACAAGGTGTCGAACATTGCGTTCACTATTATAGTGCcacaaatttcaaatggaatgataTCAAATGTGATTCAAAGTTAGGTTTTATTTGTGAAGGTCGCTTTCCCTAA
- the LOC106088945 gene encoding lectin subunit alpha-like, whose protein sequence is MTTSKILIGVCFIIFAGIFDFAKAVPQWRRGLNGYEYLIEIEQKYNWFEASHLCASQNLHLVEIDSEKKNTDLIHVLKIYPGSSRNLWLGANDEFNQAKDKKRAFYWSSGKKMVFNFWSIENPNNAASNEHCAHIWHSKANFEWNDNVCTNKMGYICEKEIQ, encoded by the exons ATGACTACATCTAAAATATTAATTGgagtttgttttattatttttgctgGTATCTTCGATTTCGCGAAGGCAGTACCACAATGGCGCAGGGGATTAAATGGCTACGAATATTTAATCGAAATTGAacaaaag TACAACTGGTTTGAAGCATCACACCTCTGTGCaagtcaaaatttgcatttggtggAAATTGACTCGGAGAAAAAGAATACGGATTTGATCCATGTGCTGAAAATATATCCAG GATCTTCGCGTAATTTATGGTTGGGTGCCAATGATGAATTCAATCAGGCCAAAGATAAGAAACGTGCCTTCTACTGGTCGTCGGGAAAGAAAATGGTTTTCAACTTCTGGTCCATTGAAAATCCCAATAATGCTGCCAGCAATGAACATTGCGCACATATTTGGCATTCCAAAGCCAATTTTGAGTGGAATGATAATGTTTGTACAAATAAAATGGGCTACATATGCGAAAAAGAAATCCAATAG